The nucleotide window AGGTGATAAGAATAGATTAAGTTATATAGTTAAGCActatatcaataaaaactgctgatattttatttattaatcttTCCACTGCTTCATGAAGTCGAGCCGATTGTGCCTTGTATGCCTCTCACACCTAAACTTCTTGTGATGAGTATTTCTACATCTGTTAGGTTTAGGTTTTCATTCAAACAATCATTGTTTCTACTCACATTTCACatttaatttgattgaaaaatattatgaaattaattatgaaagTTCGAGAATTTCATGACAGAAAATGTAACTTAAGAAATTTTATGGGTCCATTTTAATCGGTACCAGCAGTTGAACTTTGAAAATCTTGTGCTTAACTTTAGACATGGTCCGCATTACAAAACATTCGTCAGGTCTACTAAAATAACCCAAGAACAAATAAACTTACATCTCCGGGGGCAGTAACATCATTACAAAAGTAACAACCTAAATTATTTCCTAGTATGCATTTAAAACCTTCCGGATGTGGTAAAAGTGATTTATTGGTAATTTCATTGTGTATACCATGCCTCATTATGAGATACGAATCAAAGCCTAAAGCTGCATTAACAACCAActgaaaagtaaaaatatttattataaaatgtagGCAATAGTTCAAtagatttttcactttttgcTGATTTGCTCCTAATAATGTTGGTAACCATCTACTTTCTCTAGAATCCATCAATAAGAACATAACATCGTGTTCTTCAATTAGTTCAATGAGTTTTCGAACATCTACTGTAGTTTGTTCAATAAAACTTTGCCCAACTGTATGACCAGGCATTGATATATTCATATGGTAACCTTTGCTgttctaaaataatattcataaatatttgaagtagATACACACTACCCTATATTATCAAAGTAATTTATGATAGGGaacatttattttgatgtttagtaGATCCTCTAGGGAGGTTCTGGGACGGAAGTAACGTTTACGTGCTCGTGGTTTCCTTATCGCCTCGTCTAACCGCAGGCGATAACACCAACATCGAAGTATCATAATACACGTTGTGTTACATATAGGCAgggttaaaaaattatatatgtacGTGTTTTATAACGGCAACATCGACGAAGCGATAAGCCCGTAAACGTCACTTCAGTCCCAGAACCCCCTTAGATCATCTACTACGATTACTTATTGAGTTAGTCATCACTCAAGCATGTTATTTACACTTACCACACCGggaaatattaatttcagtCCATCGGCGGCTGCTTGTGCTTTTGGTTTTGCTTCGACAGAATCTTGATAAGTGAATAAACTCTGCCTCACTGGATTTGAGAAAGAAACAGTCGCGTTATCGACAAAAGTGATATTTCTAATACCCCAACcctttaaataataaaaaacaactaaatcTTAAcccaaaatacaaataattataaaaatttttcaaacaatttttatacattatcctagttttcaaaagaaatattaaattgaacacAGATGGGTCTAGACCAAATATTCATTATTGCTAACCGGGTGTCTTATATAAATACTTGCTACAGACTTATGGGATTCATCCTGATAGTGCAGTAGCTAGTAAATTTCTGAGCTCTCATCTCATCCACTCAAAACTGACGAAGAATACTCCATGATATAGAAAAGTATAATATAATCTCTTTTAACTGGGTTCCTGGTTAGATGGaatcaaaggaaaaaaaagGCCAGAAAAGAAGCATAAATGCCTTTTATTAGTTGCTAGCATGTATGTGActtcaattttgttaaattcaaAAAGCATTTTCCTAAGAAGTTTCCTCACTTGCTGCCTACAGGAGACAGCCACCTCCAAAAGAACCAGATCAGTGCTGACTTTGTGAGGAGGTTGAATCTCCAGTTCACTCAGTTCTAGGCCTTATCATTGCAAGCATACACAAGACAAGAAATATGTAGGAGTAAAGATCTAACATTTCAAAAGACAGCACAGGTACTATAATGCATTATATCTCCGAAACTAAGAAGAAAACTGTAGATAAGGTGTCCCAGCCCTACAGAGAAAAAGTTTTACTAAATAAGGGCCATTCCTAAAATCTATCTGTcaccaaaataaattaacaagTTTTTCTCTCTCTGATAAGGGGACACAATCAACCTCAGTGTTATAGTGTAATGTTACCCCTAATTAAATCTATCTAAATGCATATATATTAGAGTAAAAGCagtaattctaaaaaaaataattattaataagaaaactttgGAAACATCAGCCtatgtaaaataaaacaatgcaCTGCAGTTATTGATACTGTTAGTACCAATTTAAATGAACTTACTAATAAAGTCCTGGCTACAGAACATCCTAAAGTACCAGCCCCCAATaacaaacattttgttttttttagtttttcaagaTCAATAGAAGGCAAAAGGTTCCATTTCAtgagtttcaaatttaaatcaacaGAATTTTCAGCTAttctaaaaaatcaaattttatttgtaaataaaatttttttgttatacttaCACTGAGGGGTCCAAAGACGTCCTCATATTAGCGAATCTTGGTCCCAATTTATCTCGTTCATTTCTCTCCCAACCCACCCATGAGGAGTAAACATCGGGATCTAGTTTCGGTAATTTCAGCACATGGATCATACTATCTTTTAAATGTATTTCAGACTTTCCTCTACTAAGAGTAATGGCTACAAATTTTACTTccttattttctaaaaatggactaaaaaagtgaataaataaattgtttcattctatatataatgaataaaacattttaatggaATTCACAAAGTATTTAtatcgagaattatttttttttttattttatttattgtttttaaactaTAAGAATATTTAGGTCAATGCAGGATCATATATTAAATGACTTGCtgcttagaaaaaaatatattgaaaacatttcaaaCAATACAGATACTTACCAATAATGCAAAATATGCAGCACAAAATTTCTTAGCTGAGTACCTACTTTAGAGCCTTTTGCTGTGTTATAGaacccaaaatatattttggaatcaGTGGAAGGTAATTTATCATAGGTAAATTCTAAAGTATTCAATTCTATTTCATCGTTTTTACGAAATAATGCAAAGTATCCATTTTGGGTGttatctaaatttttatatgaagtcaaaaatttttggagctgaaaatatgcaaatatagtaaaaattcgATTAGCTCGCCCTcgatttgatttgtttttagtAGTGTTCTACCTAACAATATAATGCAATTAATTCAATGATCTGCATACTCAGAAACTATTAGTTGGATTAATCGAGTCTCTACTGTatgttaataaaataagtaattttgaatGGTGTTTCCGGTTGAAGACTCTAAATAAAAAtgtccaagagttttttaaaatgccaacgtttcgtttttttatttgatctttatcaaggttGAATATGGTACATTATAACTGAAACTTAGATGACTATAgacaagtaaacaaaaaattgtgaaattagaagtaaaacaataatcagatagtgtaacaattaaaatatctatacatgtatatataaatgaataggaCACACTGTATGTAAGACAAATTATACAACATAAACAAATGAGAATGTTGttttaattggaataattttaacagtttttaccaaaacgttggcattttaaaaaactcttggacagttttattttgagtcctcaacctACAACACCATTCAGAATTACATACTAGTAAGTACAATTATATcaacaatgaaaacaaaagtGGGAAATAACTTACCaaatcattattaaattcagatattattttatgtgttgtaatgtttattatattcaCACCTTTAGGAACAGGAAATGCaaaccaataataataatggaatttttttatatcctaTAAATGAAACAGATATAAAAATGatgtaaatttttatcaaagtatttACTGACAAAATTATAGTGTTCTTTTAATCTCtagtttcatatattatttaccAAACAAACAAAGAAGTTGTTAATGAAATCAACATTTACAGTGCAATGGAAGTCAAAATTATAATACATTATAATAATAGGGGGGTAACAAATTGATTAAGGGGCATTTTGAAAGTTGAAATTGTAACTCAACTATTACAACAATCATTACAAATAAAGAATTACATACTCCTTGTCTACCATATCTTATTGCAATTTTCTTAAGgttcctttttttaattatgaatgtGGAAAGTCGCAATGTGTATAAGGTGGACCAGATTGTACTAGCAATAGACCAGATGTTGTGCCAATAGTGAACCaataaacaagaaatttattttagaatatttttttacgtaaCAATCATCACAGCTCATTCTACAAGTTTGAAGTAATACCTACTTAAATGTGGTAAATAAGCTTCACCttaatcatttaaaattatatatcaatacCACAGAATAAAAGagagttttaaaaaaacaatctaTGTAGTAGATTCAAGTCAGTGATAATGATAAAATTCCATGTTATATATAGCCATCAACATTCTCTTAAAATATGTGATTACCGTTTTAGAAGATATATAAATTGCAATACAAACCatccaaattttaaaacaaaatgtttaacCCTTCTTTTAGTAATACACAGCTTTGGATTAAGAAGTAGTTGGGTCTGGGCCAAAATCTAACAGATATAATATCTGGTTTTCAATGGATAGTGTTATTAATGACGACAATCACCCATATAACATAGTACAGTGATGTACATTGCCACGAGCTCACGGGAGGCGGATTATTTACATTTGAATGCATGgaatatagaatttattattatatagaatgaaaaaatagtacatggattaaattaaattaattcattcCCTATTCcccatttcatttatttatagaaaaatgcaAAGTTTGATAAGGATCCAATATTgcttttaagataaataatcaaCTTAGTAATTTTTGGTCATAAGAAGGCTTTGAAGCTAGGTGAggaattcttaaaaaatatggCTTATACTGctgattttttccattattgttcTAGATTATAAATTAGCAATTGATAAAACGAATACTTACAGCAAAAGATAACAAAACGAAGCAATTTAGTACTGAAGGGTTCCTTAGGGCTTCACCATTTTTCAACTTCTCTTGCAGTTGTACTCCAAAATCATTAATAAGTTGTGTTTTATCATACTCCCGAAATCTCTCAATAGTATTTGTATTAATGAGTTTTCCAtggaataataaattcatattttggcCATAAGCAGAACTAA belongs to Diorhabda carinulata isolate Delta chromosome X, icDioCari1.1, whole genome shotgun sequence and includes:
- the LOC130901291 gene encoding ubiquitin-like modifier-activating enzyme ATG7 is translated as MSSKLSYVPLSSSVNPSFWSKLSELKLDIYKLNEVEQHIWGYLELINNPSCPLSLVEIDSTSFNTSAYGQNMNLLFHGKLINTNTIERFREYDKTQLINDFGVQLQEKLKNGEALRNPSVLNCFVLLSFADIKKFHYYYWFAFPVPKGVNIINITTHKIISEFNNDLLQKFLTSYKNLDNTQNGYFALFRKNDEIELNTLEFTYDKLPSTDSKIYFGFYNTAKGSKVGTQLRNFVLHILHYCPFLENKEVKFVAITLSRGKSEIHLKDSMIHVLKLPKLDPDVYSSWVGWERNERDKLGPRFANMRTSLDPSVIAENSVDLNLKLMKWNLLPSIDLEKLKKTKCLLLGAGTLGCSVARTLLGWGIRNITFVDNATVSFSNPVRQSLFTYQDSVEAKPKAQAAADGLKLIFPGVNSKGYHMNISMPGHTVGQSFIEQTTVDVRKLIELIEEHDVMFLLMDSRESRWLPTLLGANQQKLVVNAALGFDSYLIMRHGIHNEITNKSLLPHPEGFKCILGNNLGCYFCNDVTAPGDSMKHRTLDQQCTVTRPGVSQIAGALAAELAVSLLQHTEGVSAPAFYTSCNQNSNNLNMENLNPSILGIVPHSIRGFLSSFEQFLPATEKYKNCVACSDLIINEYRQKGMEFLFEVFASSKHLEDVALLTEIYKEMEMEEILEFSDGEDVGGSSVGSNN